The Biomphalaria glabrata chromosome 1, xgBioGlab47.1, whole genome shotgun sequence sequence TGATACCGTATTTAACACACTTTTCATCTTAGTCAAATCACTGtattcaaaattttaaatttatttggaCAAATTTTCATTATCCACAgggttgaaattttgcacataaACTCCTGCAACATGACAACacattttgttgaaatttgtAAAAAGATCAAAATTcaataattattcaattaataataaaataaataatgtaccATTTATATGCCTTTGGGACTAGAAGAAACCAACAAttgtatttcaataaaacagaATGATGATTCAACGCCCAGGGAACATTTGACTGCTTGGATGCCCTTTAATGATTAGAATGGGTTTGGTAGATACATATTAAATACTTTCTGCTTCAAAAGAACCACAAAATGATCTttccattttcttttgttttcttttaggcACATACATATAGCAGACGTGCTGACATgctttccaaaaacaaaaattatgaagAGGCAATTGTCTGTCATAGAAAGGCCGCTGGTGAGAGCtataatttttctaatttttgtcattttttattaatggtataaaatttaaaatataaaagaataacTTCTTTTATAAATTTGGctatgttaatatttttttaattctgagtTATATTGGTACGgtaatatattgtaaatttttatttaaatgcatagaagcatttatatttttataatctgAGATCAGTTTCAAAAATTGTAAGGTTGTTGGGAAAATAATATCAACCGAAACAAGAATGCACAGACCTTATAACTatgttatttttatcttttactctggttttattttagaattatttaGATGAAAAGTGAGGACCAAAGTCAACTTAAAATTGCCTTATTTTTAACACAGTTATgcattaagaaataaaataaaattcttgaAATGCTGCAAagcaatttaattttataattgtcTGGAGAcaacaaatattggtctaacttGGCCAGCAAAATATTTAGACAAACACTATTAGTTTCTGTTGGTGTGAAAAATCATTTTTCCTTTCCTCATATTATGCAGTATCAGTCAGCTGAATCTAATAATGGCTTAAAATAGATCAACTGGAAAATGGAAAATCCAAAccagaaaactaaaaatatgtaaacaataaaaaactgttacttttttaaaaactttatattATATGACTGATTACTGCAAATACTTTCCCTgtgaaagattttatttttcatctgtgacatattttaattttacagatattttttttatgaatcttTGTTTTAGTAATagtattaattttagtatttttctttttttgttattagaCTGCTTGCTGCAAGCTATGAGTTCTGACACTTCATCAACTCTTTTAGAATCTCTGGCACTCCAGCATAAAGCTTACTTGTCCCAGATTGACAGGCTGCATGCTAAAAGTGAGCTGCTTGAATTAATGAACCGTAACAGCAAAACCACTCCTTCTGTAAGCAGGTCAACTCAGACAGACGGACTTCGTATTCTTGATACACCCGAGTCCGTTGCTTGTGACGAGGAAACTATTTGTGAGATTTTGCGAGAAAATGATGACATTATGAGAAGGGTGTCTTTAAGGACTGTAGAAAACGGCaatctttttaataatagtcATAAGTCTAGTTGCATATCTAATGACTTTTTTAATGATAACAAAATAGATGGGGATTTATGTCTCAGCAATATGGAGTCCCCATCTCTTCAGGAAATTGTTAAGCTTAACAATAGGCTTAGCAGTGCTGTAAGGAGTTTGTTAAAAGAGCTTGGATCAACAAAAgctgaaaaaaagcaaatggaAGAGAAGCTGGGGGAGAGTCAGGAGCTTCTTGGCCAAGGGTCTGGTGTTCTGACATTTTCAAGTCTTACACTGCCTCCACTAGAAGTCTCTTATCCAGAACTGGCTAATTCCAGCTTACAAACATAAACTCAACATTGTAGTcatttaaatagtattttaagTTATGGtgttttagtattgtttattcCTAAACCAAGCACatgaacaattattttatttcaggtgtTAGGCATAGTTCAgaattcttttaattttatagtctaaaataaaaaaattaattgcacTTTGTATTTGCATACTGGTACTTTGGAA is a genomic window containing:
- the LOC106065392 gene encoding uncharacterized protein LOC106065392, which gives rise to MFSRDDGRPIVQAPMESPLNCAHTYSRRADMLSKNKNYEEAIVCHRKAADCLLQAMSSDTSSTLLESLALQHKAYLSQIDRLHAKSELLELMNRNSKTTPSVSRSTQTDGLRILDTPESVACDEETICEILRENDDIMRRVSLRTVENGNLFNNSHKSSCISNDFFNDNKIDGDLCLSNMESPSLQEIVKLNNRLSSAVRSLLKELGSTKAEKKQMEEKLGESQELLGQGSGVLTFSSLTLPPLEVSYPELANSSLQT